The following coding sequences are from one Eucalyptus grandis isolate ANBG69807.140 chromosome 11, ASM1654582v1, whole genome shotgun sequence window:
- the LOC120289326 gene encoding glucan endo-1,3-beta-glucosidase 12-like: protein MSISLQWILVAALFLATVPHKSAGEFEQWCVADEADPDDELQAAMDWACAQGGVDCTAIQVNQPCYLPNTVRACASYAFNSYYQSSRARGSCYFRSAAMTTELDPSHGSCHYDYLP, encoded by the exons ATGTCGATTTCACTGCAATGGATTCTGGTAGCTGCCCTCTTCTTGGCAACTGTTCCACACAAATCAG CTGGGGAGTTCGAGCAATGGTGCGTGGCCGACGAAGCAGACCCGGATGACGAACTGCAAGCAGCTATGGACTGGGCATGTGCACAAGGAGGGGTTGATTGCACTGCGATCCAGGTGAACCAGCCTTGCTATCTCCCCAACACTGTGAGGGCATGTGCTTCCTATGCCTTCAACAGCTACTACCAGAGTTCAAGAGCTCGGGGATCTTGCTACTTCCGCAGTGCCGCCATGACCACCGAGCTTGATCCCA GTCATGGTTCTTGCCACTACGACTACCTTCCATGA